One Anguilla rostrata isolate EN2019 chromosome 15, ASM1855537v3, whole genome shotgun sequence genomic window, GAAGTCACTTCTCATTCATGGACATGAGGATTCTTAAGTGAAACGCAGTTTTGTTCTCGTTTTGGGCCTGGCACCCACAGGCCTGTCTGACCTGCCCTGCCATCACTAGAGGGGCGCAAACCTCCCTTTTCAATTGGTCAGGCATTTTAACTGTGGTTTGGTTAGGTTTcctttttgcttttatgaggattATGTCCAccttttggtttaaaaaaaaaattctgaatattGTATGGCTGCTGACTTCCCATTGACCCTTTCAGCTGCCAGTTAGTGATAATGCTCTGACCCTGCCTGACTTCGAAGCTAAtgttctctgtccctctcccttccctgtTCATCAGGAGCTCTCCCATTCAGCGATGGAGATGTACAGAGCCATAGGCCGGATGCGGTCGGCGCGTCTGCTGGGCAAGAGCCTGGCAGAGTTCTACATGTAAGAGTTCCAGTGAAGCGGCAGccatagacccccccccccatgactatgtgtgtatgtttgtttgtgctctgtatatgatttctgtgtgtgtgtgcaggagaaaGGGAGATCCCCAGCGTGCTGAGGCCTTCCTGCAGGACTCCCTGTTCTCCTATGTATCAGAGGGCTGGGccctgcctgtcactcacacccGGAAGCAGATCGCAGAGTGCCAGAAGCAGCTCAGCCGCACCGAGGAGTATCCTTCACTAACTGTCACAGCAGAAACACCTTGCCTTTGACTGTCACTGTGGAAACTCCTCATCTTCCCCTGTCACTGTGGAAACACCTCATATTTCACTAACTAATTCTTATGTAAGAAACAGAGCATCCAGACACGCTCCAGATTGAAGTGCATAATGGAATGATGCGGGTGCACGTGCGTAGGTTAGGTGTGTGCTCGTGAGGGGTGGTGCAGTCTGTTCCCTTGACGACCGTGTCAGGTACCTGCAGACGAGCGCCCTGCTGGCGGGTGACGAGCACCTGCCGGACGAGGAGAGGAAACACTTCTGCCAAGAGATCCTCACCTTCGCCAGCCACGCCCCCGACAACCAGGGTGAGGCACGGCGTCGGGCCGCTGGGAAACAGGGTCACTTGGGCTGTAGGAAAGGAGATACTGGTTGTAGGAGGTGAACCTGGGGTCAATGATTGTAGGGAGAGTGTCATTGGCTGTGGGACTGGGGTTTAATGACTTCTGAAGAAGTTTTAGGAAAGGTCTGTCCTGGTAGTATACGCGGTTGCCTCCCTGTGCTGTTTTAATAAGGTGAGAATATAAGAATGTTTGATCAGGAGAACAGGCCAAGGTTTGTGGATTCCATGGCCGCCTGTCTATGAATAAGCACTGAAGTTCTGAAACTCACTGAAAACCCTCCAAGACTGCAGTTTGAGATGCCTGTCTTGAGATGGGTATTTATGCAGGCTTTTAGGCAATAAAGTCACGGATCACAGGGCTATAGGAAACCAGGGAACCTTATATTGCAGAGAGTATGTGCACTGTGCTTTTCTGTAGCCATGTATGAGTGAGGTTTCATTCACCCAATAATGAATAAACTGTCATGAGCTTTATTTGAATCAATCAAAAAAGTCAGCACTACCGAAAAATGTAATCACTGGTTCACACACGTGAACATGTAATGGCTCCTCACATTTGGGGGTtttgtgcagctgtgctgtgcccTCTGACTCTGTCCTGTGCCCCCTGTGCCCCCTGCAGTGCAGAAGGTGGTCCTGACCATGAGCGCGTTcgcgcagctgcagcagctgcagttcCGGCCAGCTGCGGCGGTGGTTCATGTGGGCGCGGCCCTGCAGCTGGAGCTGCGTCTGCGCAGCCTGATGCCCGTCGCCGTGCGGCTGGAGCAGCTGGCCGCCAGCGTGCACTTCAGCCTGGAGAAGGGCGGAGCCCGGGGGCGGGCCtccggggcggggggcggggctggcagGCCGCGGGCcggcccgggggcgggggcggggcaggacggCCCCAGCGGGACGGTGTTGTTCcccaggggaggggagagctGGTGTGGGGCCCTTCCTCGGCCCTCGGCCCAGCCCCTGGAGCTGCACGAGATGCAGGACCGCAGCCCCTCCGACGGCGCCCTCAACTCGACGGGCGTGGTCTGCAAGAACGTGCACCTGCTGCTGCGCAGGCAGGACAGCTCCGCCTCCCTGGACACGCCCAACTCCAGCTCCGGCCCTGTCTCCATGGAGGAAGGCGCCCAGCTTCTGAAGACTGACGATGTCACGCTGTTGCCCGGCAACAACAGCATCCTTTTTACTGCGCCCGTAAGGAATTTTGGAATGCTTAAGGATCTTTATATTACTTATATGCACTCTTTTCTGAATGTAAATTATGATTCCAATACACCGTGGGCAcctgtaattttattattactatgatttatttctttataaaaacatttttttggtttctgtctgtctgttcctgcAGAGTGGAGAGCCGGGTACCTACACTTTGAGGCAGCTGTGTGCCACAGTGGGACGGGTGCAGTTCGTCCTGCCCCATATCTACCCCATTGTGCAGTACGAGGTGTACTCTCAGGAGCCCCAGCTCACCATCCAGCCCCTCGCAGTGCCTGTTGCCTCTGCGCGCTCTCCTGTCCTCTGCCTCTCGCCTCTcgtcttgtctctctctctgcctcttgcctctcgctctctgcctctctgcctctctgttctgctctgcctctctgtcttctgctctctgctctctgtctcctgctctgCCTCTTGCCTCTCgttcctgctgctcctctgtggTCTGTGTCTGCTCTGTGCGTTTCCCCTGCTGGTTGTGAATCAGAGATTGAGCAGCAGATACAGGTAGCTGCTGCTGTGATGTGGGTAGGCCAGCCTACAAATGTAACCTAAACCCCacctcttttttgttttctcagatAACCTGTTGGCAGGTCTCCCACAGAAGGTGAAGTTCACCATCGTTACGGGTCACTACAGCATCAAGAAGGGCGACGCCCTGCAGCTGAGCAACACGGACACCATGCCCATCCTGCACTCCTcttcctgccccgcccacatctTCTCCAGCTCTGGAGGTCAGTTCCACGGGTCACTCTGAGGTCACCCCGAGGCCATTTGGAGGTCACTGACTTCAGTTCAGAGGGCACGCTAAGGTCACAATGATGTCATGGTAAGGTCACTGAAGTCATTTGATGGTCACTCTGACTCCAGCGCTAGAGGTCAGCCTAGCACCTGAGGAATCGTTCAGGGGTCAAGCCCTGGAAGTGCAGACCTTCTCAGTGCACTGGTACATAGAACCACTGACTCCTGTAGTTTCCCTCAGAAATGTACTTGGCACTGTAGCCTGAAATTCAGGAGATTGTTCTTCTCCTGGGATCTCTTCCACTCAAAATCCAGCTCTGCACTCCTGCAAGTCCCCTCTGGACTGCAGTTTTTGCTGTAAGTCATCAGCAATTCATCCTTAAGTGGTGAAGTTTTACTTGTGTCTTCTGTCTGCCTTTTGCCAGGAATCTAATGCTCTCATTCTCTTatgccattctctctctctctctctctctctgtctgctgtaGACCCTGTGGGTGAGAGTGTTCTGTCGATCCAGTCCTCTGAGAAGGTGACCAGCAtgtccctgccccccacccctccatacCACACCCTGGAGTTCCAGCTGGAGGTTCTGTGCCACAtcccctcggccccgccccggccAGAGAACGAGAGGCTCACCAATGGCCAACTCCACCTCCGAACCAAGAGTGGTAACCACACCAGCGCTGGCATGGCAACCATTGATCAGAAGGTTTGCTCTCAGACGACGTGAACATGCTATACTAatcacaacccacacacacacacactaccgcacttcacacgcatacatacatctGTAGTCATTGGCAACTGTTGCATTGTAACTGACTTATTTGTTATGTCTGGTTGTAGTTTGAATTTTGGAAGTGTATGTGTTATTTGTACTTCATTTTTGTATGTACATTgatttttctttcctcctgcAGATTTCCATCGACTGTCCCTGGTCAATTTACTCCACACTGGTAGCACTGACGTTCCACATCCCCTTTAAAGCCAAACACTCACTGCTGTCAGCTGGAAAGAGGTGACGTCCACTCTCCTATACCTTACCAACGGCAAAGCAGAATATACCACAGGCTGCAAAGCAGAATATACCACAGGCTGAAACCCTTCCCTTAATCCAGTCATCACTCTCAAAccgattatttttctttattaaaaaccAAGCTGTTAACGTAGCTAAATAACCCATACTAACTGGTAGCCTCAAGAATGTAGACCAGTTAAGTGCCTCTCATAGCAGTATAAAATAGCTATaaaataacatactgtaatagTGGAGTAATGACTAGCAAATATTTTACTACACAGATTAGTGTTggctttttacatttacatttaggtaTTTGGTAAATGCAATTAGCCACACTATTTTTTGTCTCAAGGTAGTTCTGTGACCTTTGAGCTGTGTTCCCTGACCCCTTTCACAGGAAGtacatccaggtgtgtgtgcagaatgTTTCTGAGATGAACTTCCACTTGCTGGAGGAGAAACTGGAAGAGCGCCACCAAGTGGCCAAACTTGAACTCCGGTCTCTgaacagtaaaacaaagaagGTAAAGACACACCTTACGCACCCTTGCACACCCTTCATGCACCCAATCTGGACATTTGCACGCCTGcgtgtattttctttttttgtttgttaaatttttttttcattttaattacatataaTGAATTATTCCCTCACACAAACCTCTGGGAGAGGTTCGTGGAGGGCTGTTCACTTTGGATAGGGGAAGAAAGTGAAAAATGAACacaccaaaaaacaaaccaaaaggtAGAGTGTCGGATAGTAGAGGTtctactgtaattacattaggATTCTTTCAGCAGGGTGTGATGTGTGATATGATATTTGTGTCTGTAGGTGCTGTCCAGCGGGCAGTCCCTGTACtgtctgtgtgagatgtgtaatatgatgtgtgtgatgtgtgtgtgtgtctgtagctgctGTACAGTGGGCAGTCTCTGTACtgtctgtgtgagatgtgtaatatgatgtgtgtgtgtgtgtgtgtgtgtctgtagctgctGTACAGTGGGCAGTCTCTGTACTGTCTGTGGAAgatgtgtaatatgtgtgtgtgtgtgtgtgtgtgtgtgtgtctgtagctgctGTACAGCGGGCAGTCTCTGTACtgtctgtgtgagatgtgtaatatgtgtgtgtgtgtgtgtctgtaggtgctGTACAGCGGGCAGTCTCTGTACtgtctgtgtgagatgtgtaatatgtgtgtgtgtgtgtgtgtgtctgtagctgctGTACAGTGGGCAGTCTCTGTACTGTCTGTGGAAgatgtgtaatatgtgtgtgtgtgtgtgtctgtaggtgctGTACAGCGGGCAGTCTCTGTACTGTCTGTGGAAgatgtgtaatatgtgtgtgtgtgtgtgtctgtaggtgctGTACAGCGGGCAGTCTCTGTACtgtctgtgtgagatgtgtaatatgatgtgtgtgtgtgtaatgtgtgtgtgtctgtaggtgctGTACAGTGGGCAGTCTCTGTACTGTCTGTGGAAgatgtgtaatatgtgtgtgtgtgtgtgtgtctgtaggtgctGTACAGCGGGCAGTCTCTGTACTGTCTGTGGGAGATGGTTTGGGCCAGCGAGCCACCGCCCTGCCTGCAGTGCGCGTTCTCCGTCAGCTTCTCCCCAGATGTGGAGGGAGACTCCACCCCCACGCCGTACCGCTACGATTTCCAGCTGGAGAGCATTTCAGTGAGTACTGCTGTCTGTAGTCAAGGAGCAGAATACAGAGGGAACGCAGGAGCTGTGTGTCGCTGAGTCTAAGGCTCTGGTTATAGTGTCTGGCCTTCCCTCTCACTCAGACGCTGTACAGTGTAAGAGCAGAGATCACGCCCTCGCCTGGAGAGGAGCAGTGCCACACTGGCGCCCTCTGTAGGCTGGAGGTGTGTATTACCAGGCTGGCAGAACTGAGTGAGGCCGAGCGGGAGGATGGGACTCTGACAGAGAGCGACGGGCTCTGCACCACCAAGCTCATGTATGAAGgtgagacgtgtgtgtgtgtgtgtgtgtgtgtgtgcgcatatgtctgtgtgtgcatatgtctgtgtgtgtgtgtgcatatgtctgtgcgtctgtgtgtgtgtgcatatgtctgtgtgtgtgtgcatgtgtgttggtgtgtgtgcatgcgcatgcatgtgtgcatatgtccgcgcgcgcgtgtgtgtgtgtgtgcatgcgtgtgggcatgtgtgtgtgtgtgtgtgtaaccatGTGTTCTCTCTGCAGTTGTAGATAACAGCAGTAACTGGGCGGTGTGTGGTAAGAGTTCTGGCCTGGTCTCCATGCCCGTGGCTGCGAGCGCCACACACAAGGTGCAGATGGAGGTGATGCCTCTGTTCGCTGGGAACCTGCCCTCCCCCAAAATCAAGCTCTTTAAATACCTGCCCCACTACGCTGTACCCGCTATCCAAACTGAGACCGGTGAGACCCTCACCTGCTTGTCTGCTCCaacccacctctctctctttcaacaCCCTTTCAGTCTCTGCACACACTCTTCCTGGCCATGTTGTCGTCAAACAAACATGAATGTGCAACTCTGTTAAGTCAATTTCACATGCAGCCATACACTACATGTTTTAGCAACCTTACTGTCTTTGTTATGGTCTTACTATTTCTGTTTCTATTACAGTCCTATTACTGTTTCTGTCAGTGTTATTGTAATCATATGTCCCTATTTTAGTCTCtgttataattttattacaatattGCTATGACTGTATCTTATGGTCATATTGCTGTCTATTACAGTCATTATTGTGTATTAGAGCTGTATtattgtctctgagttttgttaCTGTCTTTATTAGTGTCTCTATTATAGACACATTACATCACCAAACGTCCTgtgtcctgtctctctcctcccaaaCTCACAGACGGCTGCATAGAGAATGATAACATCTCTCTGCTGGATGAGCAGGCAGAGACGGGCAGTATTCGGAGCAGGGGCAGCGTGCAGTCCCTAGGGGGCGCTGAGCCGCAGCGGGGCCTCCCCATGCCCCGCCTGGAGCCTTTTGGAGCGGGACAGGTGTTCTGCTGCAGCCAGGGACAGCAGGTGCTGGTGCTGCCCAGCACGGACCATCACGTGCTAGAGGTCAACGTCACATGACCCCGCCTCCCGGCCCGTTCGCCTGGCCCCGCCTGGCCCTGACCCGCCCCCGGACCACAGGGGCGTGGCCCAGAACCGGGTGCGAGGGTCTTatgctctcccccccctccccccggacTTGCGGGAGGGGGGCCGGTGGTTCGGCTAGCCCGGGTGTGATACAGGCGTGGGCGTGACATGAACATGAGGTCACATCCTCCTTTTGTCCTCATGTGACGAGATTTCTATTCTCCTCTTCATCTTTCACCAGACTGcaacatttctctctttctctctccacctcctttactccctctctctctctccccctctttcgaGTTGCAGCTCTGCTTGTCTCCCCTGGACACTGTCCCAGGATGCACTGCTTTCACTCAACTGCTGTCTGcggtgcacgtgtgtgcatgtgcacttgtgtgtgtgtgtgtgcgagggagatggagagagagagaggcgtgcgCGTATGTCGCAGGAGGgaggtgtgtctgtctgtcctgctgtaacgtgtctgtctgactgtacAGAGGTGAGCTGCTGCCCGCCTGCCCTCTCCCCCCATATTACAGCCCTGTACATACTGTTATATACATAGATACTATTTAAAgagtttaaaaatgagaaaacaatcACTGGACTGTCTGTGGGTTTCTCCAGTGGAGGCCCttttaaatgggggggggggattaaaccGACCAATCAGATTCTGGGTCTTAATTCTGCTGAAGTGAGTCACTCTATGGAACCTCCTGAGGGAAGCATTCTTTTCCAGCCAATCAACTTTctttcctgttattttttttaattgtatactTTTCTCCCCATTCATATTCCTTTCTGTTCGTTGTGGATGTGGAGTGTTTAGCTCTTTGGATGGCCCTGGTTAGATTTAACCCTCACAGtccctcaaaaacaaaatggaatatattgtaaatgcGCACAAAACTTAAATATGtttcacagcagtgtattttaaatattatatatactgCGGTATCTGATGGCggcaatatttttgtatatttgcccTTATATTATGCAGTGTTGCaatatgttaatgttttatttcagtatattttcacTATATTCCATTTCCCTTAGGGGTGGGACttgagtgtgtgagactgtgtttATAGTGCAATGGCACTggactgcgtgtgtgcgtgtgcatgtgtttgagttCAGAGGGAAGGTAATGAAATGACTCCTAGATTAGGGACATCATGGTGGGAAGTGTGTTGTCATTTAATGACAGACAAGAGTTAAAATCCTGCAGATTACTGTGCTTTAAATTAATCATCTATTGGCAGTAATTTTCAGAACAGTATTCTTTCATACACATTATTGTATGTTATGGTTTAGTGACATTCATTGAACATTGTTTGGGACTTGGCTGCATTACAAGGAATGTTTCCTATTTTCTGCCAGCATGTATACTGTTAAAGTATTTCTGGGGAGAGACAGCAATGAGGGGGCGTGAATGATTTGGGCGTGTATgccactgtatgtgtgtacgctGAAGCTGGAGTTTAGTCATGAGTGTCCTCCAGGGCCAAGGGCAGCCAGTGAAACTGTGCCCGTGTCCAGCGTAGTCTGCAGAAACTGTCAAGacccagatgtgtgtgtgtgcgtgtgtgagagagagaggttgtatAGGAGCCTGTGAAGGCCTCAGAgcctgaggctgtgtgtgtgtgtgtgtgtgcgcgtgtgcgcgtgtgcgtgtgtgcgtgtgtgtgcgttacgAGCACACCCTGATGACACCGCTCGCTCTGCTGGTGATGACTCTTCCTCCTTGTGTAGTGTGTTCACTGGAGGGAGGCCCCCCTTAATGTGCTTCACGGTCGATCTCGGTCCTCCTCGCTCTGCAGACGTGCTTTAGGGCGGGTGTGTTCTCTTACTGTGAAGTCTTACTTCCTGTGCTCAGGGGACCGGCTCCGGTCTGTTTCACAGCCTGCAGGGGGCTTTTCGCACTGTAGCGGTCGTGTGGACCGGTCTGCAGGGGGGCCTGTCACACTATCGGTGGTGTGGACCGGTCTGCAGGGGGCTTGTTGCACTGTATTGGTGGTGTGGACCGGTCTGTATCGGTTGTGTGGACCGGTCTGCAGGGGGCTTGTTGCACTGTATCGGTTTTGTGGACTGGTCTGTATCGGTTGTGTGGACCGGTCTGTATCGGTGGTGTGGACCGGTCTGTATCGGTTGTGTGGACCGGTCTGTATCGGTGGTGTGGACCGGTCTGTATCGGTGGTGTGGACCGGTCTGTATCGGTGGTGTGGACCGGTCTGTATCGGTTGTGTGGACCGGTCTGTATCGGTTGTGTGGACCGGTCTGCAGCAGGTCCTTTGTAAATGGGCTCTGAAGGCTTTTACACGTCGTGTGCAATCAGTTCtttttgttcctgtgtgtgaccatcttttctttcttttttatgtaaaCATCACTTCACTGTTTAGAAGCTGGGAGGGATGGAGCCTTTTGTGACGAGCTTAAAAGATAACTTGAGTTTTCACAGTTTAAGGGGTGGACAAACCGTATTTTCACAGTTTTGTAAATTATTCTAGTAGATTACAGCACCTCAgattgtgtaattatttaaacaaagaaTACTGTACGCATTATACAGTGGAATATATAcctatgttttaaaatgtttgtgtgtgtggttttattaCTGTTAATACCTGTAGTAAGAATGCTGCAGGTACACCAGTAGCGCTTCCTTGTTTAGGCATTACATTTAAAGTGACCAGCTGGGCTAGCTGGcaagacagacacacaatctAATAGGCAATTATGCACATGCAATCAATATTTAAGACCATATACTGGATTAAACTGGGGATATTTGAGCAAAAAACATCCACAATACAAAAccatttcagagaaaacatgattttcaaaatgtatgcaagtgtgtttatttattaaaactgcATATGGTTTACAAGGACGTGTTGAAATCAATAGTTACACAATGCATCCGATTTGGGCGTTTATAACAGTAATACTTTCTGCAATGTGCAGTAAAGAAGGATCTGTTTCCATGCCAGGTATGGACCACTGGGGATATTTTATGATGCAGAACACAAATGCCTACCCTCCCTCCAGAAGAGAACAGAATCAgactaaaataatttcacatcaCTGGAttctcacacacaaagcaaaaatcAGGCCCCACATAATGATAATTGTATTTACAAGAGATTCAAGTGTCTGAGGGAAAATACTCTGCTACCTGTATATGAGAGAAAAGAATGAGAGGCCTATATCTACAGCAATGGAAAATGATTTACTTTAATCAGTCTGCAAAGTTTGAGTAGTccttcacacacagaaagcctGCTTTAACaagtctttgttgttttttgctcAGACAACAAATATGACCCTCTGACTGATTGTCCTATGGTTTCATAGCCTGAAAGGACTTGGTTACACGACACCAGCAACACACAGCTGCCACATATGGAAGCTTTGAAGATGTTCTCTCGGCTATAAAAAGATTCACACATGAACGTATACTCACAGTATTGCACCAGACTGGTTCCATTCACGAGAGCACATCTGCGAATACGTTTCACAAACGCAACCACTGAAGACCTGGTTAAGCCGGGTCCAGACTTTTAAGTCACAAAGGACTGaacaataaaaagacaaaaataaatatattcctACAAAAAGGACATTTCACCATTCCATGAAGCTACAGTTTTCTTTTGAGTGCAGtaccatttttatatatataattcatatttctaaaaaagaaaaacactttaaagcaTGTTTGCacatgattttttctttttcttttaaaaagctaaTGTACCATATAGCTTCTGTCTGATGCCTATGCAAATACACCAGTTTATAAAGTGCCACAACGTCCTGCAATTTCACTTCACTCGAGGTATACTGACACATTTAATTACCGTTTTTCAGACCCTCAAAGTGTGTAGGAAGACTCCTCCAAACCAATAATTCTGACAGTAGAAGCAAGAGACTTGccttctgtcaaaaaaaaaacgatatcaGTGAAAAAGTAGATTTGACGGGTATAATACTATGAATAGGATATAATATAAACTTCAGTGTTATTGTACATCAgctgaaaaaacaaagaaaacgaAGTACATCAGCATATGCATTCCACTAAAATTTCCAGGAACAGCCAATGTTGGAAAACTGTTGCTGAATGAAAGCGAACTACCCCCCTCATCACGCTTGGTCTCCTTCATTTCAGTTCCCATTGGTTCAGTCCCaggctggctccgcccccataGGTTTTCATGGCTTCCAGGCTATTGCAGCCTGCATAATGCGTAGGGGCCTATGGGGTTCACAGAGGAAGCTggggagcagagcagcagaTGGAATGCTTTTGGGGCGGAGCGATGCACCCCGCTGAAGCTGGACCTAATGGGGGTGGAGCGTGAAAAACCTCACCCTCCATCCGCTCACTCCACAGCAAAGCATCATGGGGCAGGACTTAGACATGGCATCCTGTTTTGAAGAAAAGGGGACAGAGTTAAAGCCAGATCACAGAATCACAAAGTCAGGCAATAAATAAGCCAGCAGACAGTAAGACTGATTTGAAATGCCAATTCCAGCTCACTAGCCAGGTTAGTGCTCAAGAGGCAAAGCAGAGCAATGAAAGACATGCTAATCCAATGTGTGATAGAGACCATATTAATCAGTGCTTTACACAATTCAGTGAATTAATGAAAGTGTgccttcgtttttttttaactatcaAAACTTCACCTccagttattttatatttcactgcTACTTCGAAGTggaaatgaatattaatgaccAGCAAACAGAACTGTGGCACACTACCTTattctcacacagacacacacgctcacacacatacagtgagctgcATAATGTTtcggacaaagacttttttttttttggctctgtacagatttataatcaaacaacaTTCACACGTGgctaaagtgcacattctcagcttctattgaagtattttaatacactttggtttcataatgcagaaattacagcaagGATCATAGTCTTGCTGGAGGATATTGTCCAATGCTCACCAgagctctctttcttcttaacgATGTTCCAAAGCCTAGGGTTTGCcatatgtctgtctgtttttgtcttatttctcagccCTATAATTCCTTGACATTCAATGACAACTGTGGTCCTCGTGTTGACCAAACCCAGTAACAGACTTCCTAAGGCAAACAAAACCctagctctcttatacctgcactaaggaagcaactgaagcCATCTGCCCCAAACATTACTATGCCCTCTAATCGGGGGGgctgtataaaaagtgctgtcatttctacatggcgAAACCAAAATAGTAATCcaagccaaatcaaaaaaaagaaaaagtctttgtcctaaacatggagctcactgtatatacaggcgcacgtgcacacatacggCCACACgtacgcgcgcgcacgcacacacacacacacacacacacacacacacacaggaactgaCCTGCGATGTACTTTGCTCCAATTAACATAAACATGCTGCCCAGAATGTAAAAACCCAAAGGAGCACTACTGAAGATGCTCGTTTCACCTGCAGGTCATCCAGAACAGAGGTCCGATTCAcacagcagaggagagagagacagtgggacaaataaatacaggatCGGGGTGCCACACACTGGCCTGGAGACTACCAACACTCATCCTTAACTCCAACTCACAGCTACACGCCagagttcctttctttcttcagaATCACACAGTCTGGTGAGTTTAGTGATCAAAAATCTACTCACCAAAACGTGTTggtgaaagaaggaaagaaacacTAGCGTCCGCATGTAAGTCAATGTTATGTTAAGGACAAATTCTGACGGAATCAAGGCCATCAACATAACAGCTGTTGTCATGTGATAAGTGACAAAGAGGGCGAGCTCATATTCCACAGGTGAAATGCACCCTGGGCATTTCCATTTCTTGGGCCGGTAATAGTTTTCCAGGGTCCTATGAATGTGTTCATAATTTTGAGCACAATTGTGAATTAAATCATTCTAATAAATCCCTGAAATGTAGAACAATTCGAAGCCAGAAATTCTCTCATATTCACACGtgtaaaacagataaataatttttcagtttaattagaCAAATCTGTGGAAAACCCTGAGCAAAAACCTGAATGcgagttaaatgttaaataatgctTGATTGTGCtaaagtaattaatttaaaaatcagccaaaaaacaaacagcaagtAGCTATTAATGAGAAATGCTGCGTTTGGATGCATTTATGCTTGTGGTTTTTAGAAAGGAAAGATTAAATGAAGGAATATTAAAGAACagtagctcacacacacatgcacaaacgcagACAAAGAGACACATGCGCGACCTTAGAATAGGTCAGCTCTGCtttgctgcaggaagtgatgcaGGCATGTGCCCATTCTCCAATCAGCAGCTGAACAGTGACACATGGAACAGATGAAAAGAAAGGAAGTATGTTGGAAAATTCAAGAAAAAAGGTTATCCTAAAGTAATAGAATGTTTCCTGGCATTAGCCTGCAGTTAAGATTTCAAGGATGGTCAAAAATTCCTTTGTAGGTTT contains:
- the LOC135240799 gene encoding trafficking protein particle complex subunit 10-like isoform X4, which gives rise to MESMEPQEEKPIIYTMENKPIVTCAGDQTLFSSLYNLLAQQLPREPMEWRRSYGRAPKMIHLEANFVQFKEELLPKEGNRALLTFPFLHMYWTDCCDTEVYKSSVKEDMVRWQGLLRLHGSADWLIVVVENDGKKKNKTNILPRTSIMDKIRNDFCNKQSDRCVVLSDPLKDSSRAQESWSAFLTKLRTLLLMSFTKNLGKFEDDMRTLREKRTEPGWSFCDYFMVQEELAFVFEMLQQFEDALVQYDELDALFTQYVLNFGVGDGANWLGSFCAPVCGWNGLVLRRPIDMEKREQIQRGQASLLDLRSYLFSRQCTLLIFLQRPWEVTQRALELLHNCVQELRLLEVSVLQGALDCWVFLSCLEVLQRIEGCCEQAQLEANCTHTVGLWAYATEKLKSLGSLCGLVSTNGPNSEDLNRTVDLLAGLGTERPETASSLQSPYKKLKEALSSVEAFEKHYLELSHSAMEMYRAIGRMRSARLLGKSLAEFYMRKGDPQRAEAFLQDSLFSYVSEGWALPVTHTRKQIAECQKQLSRTEEYLQTSALLAGDEHLPDEERKHFCQEILTFASHAPDNQVQKVVLTMSAFAQLQQLQFRPAAAVVHVGAALQLELRLRSLMPVAVRLEQLAASVHFSLEKGGARGRASGAGGGAGRPRAGPGAGAGQDGPSGTVLFPRGGESWCGALPRPSAQPLELHEMQDRSPSDGALNSTGVVCKNVHLLLRRQDSSASLDTPNSSSGPVSMEEGAQLLKTDDVTLLPGNNSILFTAPSGEPGTYTLRQLCATVGRVQFVLPHIYPIVQYEVYSQEPQLTIQPLADNLLAGLPQKVKFTIVTGHYSIKKGDALQLSNTDTMPILHSSSCPAHIFSSSGDPVGESVLSIQSSEKVTSMSLPPTPPYHTLEFQLEVLCHIPSAPPRPENERLTNGQLHLRTKSGNHTSAGMATIDQKISIDCPWSIYSTLVALTFHIPFKAKHSLLSAGKRKYIQVCVQNVSEMNFHLLEEKLEERHQVAKLELRSLNSKTKKVLYSGQSLYCLCEMCNMCVCVCVSVAAVQWAVSVLSVEDV
- the LOC135240799 gene encoding trafficking protein particle complex subunit 10-like isoform X3, which gives rise to MESMEPQEEKPIIYTMENKPIVTCAGDQTLFSSLYNLLAQQLPREPMEWRRSYGRAPKMIHLEANFVQFKEELLPKEGNRALLTFPFLHMYWTDCCDTEVYKSSVKEDMVRWQGLLRLHGSADWLIVVVENDGKKKNKTNILPRTSIMDKIRNDFCNKQSDRCVVLSDPLKDSSRAQESWSAFLTKLRTLLLMSFTKNLGKFEDDMRTLREKRTEPGWSFCDYFMVQEELAFVFEMLQQFEDALVQYDELDALFTQYVLNFGVGDGANWLGSFCAPVCGWNGLVLRRPIDMEKREQIQRGQASLLDLRSYLFSRQCTLLIFLQRPWEVTQRALELLHNCVQELRLLEVSVLQGALDCWVFLSCLEVLQRIEGCCEQAQLEANCTHTVGLWAYATEKLKSLGSLCGLVSTNGPNSEDLNRTVDLLAGLGTERPETASSLQSPYKKLKEALSSVEAFEKHYLELSHSAMEMYRAIGRMRSARLLGKSLAEFYMRKGDPQRAEAFLQDSLFSYVSEGWALPVTHTRKQIAECQKQLSRTEEYLQTSALLAGDEHLPDEERKHFCQEILTFASHAPDNQVQKVVLTMSAFAQLQQLQFRPAAAVVHVGAALQLELRLRSLMPVAVRLEQLAASVHFSLEKGGARGRASGAGGGAGRPRAGPGAGAGQDGPSGTVLFPRGGESWCGALPRPSAQPLELHEMQDRSPSDGALNSTGVVCKNVHLLLRRQDSSASLDTPNSSSGPVSMEEGAQLLKTDDVTLLPGNNSILFTAPSGEPGTYTLRQLCATVGRVQFVLPHIYPIVQYEVYSQEPQLTIQPLADNLLAGLPQKVKFTIVTGHYSIKKGDALQLSNTDTMPILHSSSCPAHIFSSSGDPVGESVLSIQSSEKVTSMSLPPTPPYHTLEFQLEVLCHIPSAPPRPENERLTNGQLHLRTKSGNHTSAGMATIDQKISIDCPWSIYSTLVALTFHIPFKAKHSLLSAGKRKYIQVCVQNVSEMNFHLLEEKLEERHQVAKLELRSLNSKTKKVLSSGQSLYCLCEMCNMMCVMCVCVCSCCTVGSLCTVCVRCVI